Part of the Sphaerochaeta associata genome is shown below.
TACATCACGCAGAACGATTGAATCGAAGATGTCATGAATTATCATATATGTTGCTTTCTCATCGTAATCGTCAGTCAGATGGACAACAGGAAACCCTCCTCGCCTGATATAGAGCCAAAGCAGGTTTTCTTGGGCTTCTTGTTGGTCCGATCTGAACCCCAGCATCTCTGTAAAAGACAACACCTGCATCTCGATATGAATGAAGCGGCCGGTGAGCAAGGTAGAGAGTTCGGATGAAAGCAGCTGTGAGTTGGAAATGGTGATGTACATATCTATCTGGAAATCGAGGAACAAGGAGTTTACTGCCTCTTCCCACTTCTCTACGATTTGGATTTCATCGAAGAACACATATGCGGGGCTCTCCATTGTTTTTAGAAGGCCAGACACGTAGGTATATAACGCAAGTGAAGTACGCAAATGGTAATACCTCATGCTCTCAAAGTTGATGGAGATGATCTGTTTTCCCGCAACTCCTTCTTCCTTCAAAAGCTGTTGTATCAGCAGCATCATGGTCGATTTTCCGCATCGACGTATCCCTGTAATCACTATAATGAAGGGCCTAATCTTCTCGTAATACAATGGTCGATTAAGCATGAACATAGACCTCTTGATAAGAGTATACCCAGTAAAACTACGTAAGAAAGGAAAGTTTTTAGGGTTATACCCATAAAAACTCTTCTATGGACACCCCTTTTCATGGGTATAACCCTATATACTTCACGCTATGAAAGTGAAATACCCGCCTTCCTGCTGTTCCTCTTCACTCTGCGTCTACGCTTATACCGCGCAAATGCAGAGACGATGGAAGAAGTATTCC
Proteins encoded:
- a CDS encoding ATP-binding protein; translation: MFMLNRPLYYEKIRPFIIVITGIRRCGKSTMMLLIQQLLKEEGVAGKQIISINFESMRYYHLRTSLALYTYVSGLLKTMESPAYVFFDEIQIVEKWEEAVNSLFLDFQIDMYITISNSQLLSSELSTLLTGRFIHIEMQVLSFTEMLGFRSDQQEAQENLLWLYIRRGGFPVVHLTDDYDEKATYMIIHDIFDSIVLRDVVQRYKIRDVELLRRILNFIAETVGSTISAKRIADYFTPVDPGTIYTYLDALESSYLIATVHRYDIKQKHVLKTQAKYYLADSGLQHALCEGKASNITGILENIVYRELVRRGYKVYIGKTDTQEVDFIAEQEPKKLYVQVAFKLESEETVQREFSPLLSIRDSYPKFVVTMDPHFQDTIEGIRHIGLYQFLTDEQLY